Sequence from the uncultured Draconibacterium sp. genome:
CCCGTTTTTTTAGAAATTGCCGGTAATCATTTCCCTCAATAAAACATATTCCAAGGCTGTCCTTTTTTTCCGATAAGGATAAAAATCCTTTTTCCCTGGCGACATTTCTTATCTCTGTTTTTTTAAAGTTACCTAAAGGAAAAATTAGTTTATCGATTATCTCGCGAGGTAAACCCCAAAGAAAAAAGGACTGATCTTTTTCCGGATCTTCTCCCTGAAACAGATACTTCTGTCCGTTGTAAATTCCGGTCTTCACATAATGCCCAGTAGCAATAGAATCACAATCCATTGCCTTCGCGTATTTGTCCAGGTATTTAAATTTTAGATTCGGATTGCAATAAGCACACGGAAAGGGTGTACGTCCATTTAAATATTCGTCAATAAAGTACCGAATAACGTACTCTTCAAATTCTTTGCGCAGATCAACAGTAATATGCTGAATTTTTAAACGATCGGCTAAATCTCTTGCTTCTTTTAAAAAGTGATGATTTTGGTCATCGGTACCACTAAAAAGAAAGGTAACTCCTACTACTGTATAACCCTGTTCCTGTAACAACATCGCCGAAACGGAACTGTCAATTCCTCCACTCATCCCCAGCAAAACGCGTTTATTCATTTCAATATAATTGTAAATTTTTAACGGTATTCAATAAACTCATTTATAAGTTTTAGTTTGATCAGCTGATGGGATCTATTTGTTCTATTCCTTTTCTTTTTGAAAATAATCAAACACTACCCGTGCTTTGGCTCTACCGATAGAGGCTTCCAAAGCGTCAAGTTTTTGTAGTTTTATCTGCTTTACCGATTTGAAATCCTTTAATAATTTCTCAGTTGTCTTCTCCCCTATTCCATCTATATTTCCTAATTCAGATGATATAAATGCTTTCGATCGTTTATCTCTGTGAAACGTAATTCCAAAACGGTGCGCTTCATCTCTTAAATGCTGAATTACTTTTAAGGTTTCAGAATTTTTATTGATATAAAGAGGAACTGAATCTCCCGGAAAATAAATTTCTTCCAATCGTTTTGCGATACCAATAACAGTAATTTTGCCCCGTAGTTCCAGTTTATCCATCGCTTTCATTGTTGCCGACAACTGACCTTTTCCGCCATCAACAACAATCAGATTAGGCAATGGTTTGTTTTCTTCTTTTAGGCGTTTATAACGCCGGTAAACCACCTCTTCCATCGATGCAAAATCGTTTGGTCCTTCAACGGTTTTTATATTAAAATGCCGGTATTCTTTCTTTGCCGGCTTGGCATCTTTAAATACCACGCATGCTGCAACAGGATTTGTTCCCTGCAGGTTACTGTTATCAAAACATTCAATACGCTCGGGTAATTCCTTTAATTGCAGATCCTTTTTAATGGTATTTAATATGCGATCCGTTCTAATTTTTGGATTTTTAAGTACGGCTTGCTTATCGTTTTCGAGCCGGAAATATTTAGCGTTACGCTTCGAAAGATCCAATAATTGCTTCTTCTCCCCTCTTTGCGGCACCCTAAAAGTGACATTTTCAATTACATTTTCCAGTTTAAAAGGCACCAGAATTTCGCGTGCATTACTAAATATTTTTTGTCGTATTTCAATAATTCCGGCTAGAAGAAGCTCTTCTGTATTCT
This genomic interval carries:
- the mnmA gene encoding tRNA 2-thiouridine(34) synthase MnmA, giving the protein MNKRVLLGMSGGIDSSVSAMLLQEQGYTVVGVTFLFSGTDDQNHHFLKEARDLADRLKIQHITVDLRKEFEEYVIRYFIDEYLNGRTPFPCAYCNPNLKFKYLDKYAKAMDCDSIATGHYVKTGIYNGQKYLFQGEDPEKDQSFFLWGLPREIIDKLIFPLGNFKKTEIRNVAREKGFLSLSEKKDSLGICFIEGNDYRQFLKKRGIKSHPGNFVDQNGNVLGEHKGIFNYTIGQRRGLGLNLNFPLFVAEFRLDDNEIVLAKYDDLYRSKLQLKNYYIIDREIVNSNVELIVKVRYRLQETPCNLHILNDTVAEVELLEPEAMIAPGQTAVFYHNDRLVGGGFIKSAE
- the uvrC gene encoding excinuclease ABC subunit UvrC, which produces MKYKTVNKNIDHLKSLISVLPNKPGIYQYFDQSNTIIYIGKAKNLRKRVSSYFTKNHDHRKTALLVRNIADIKHMVVESEQDALLLENNLIKKYQPRYNIRLKDDKSYPWICIKNEPFPRVFKTRDLVRDGSKYFGPYTSIYTVRTLLDLFKSEYKLRTCNYNLSPENIASGKYKVCLEYHIGNCKGPCEGHVSAEKYDQGIADIADILKGNISGVIKHLERMMAEMAENLNFEEATAIKENYDSLKRYQSRSTIVSPVITDVDVYSIEEDENFAFINYLKIIKGAIIQTFTLEIKKGLDENTEELLLAGIIEIRQKIFSNAREILVPFKLENVIENVTFRVPQRGEKKQLLDLSKRNAKYFRLENDKQAVLKNPKIRTDRILNTIKKDLQLKELPERIECFDNSNLQGTNPVAACVVFKDAKPAKKEYRHFNIKTVEGPNDFASMEEVVYRRYKRLKEENKPLPNLIVVDGGKGQLSATMKAMDKLELRGKITVIGIAKRLEEIYFPGDSVPLYINKNSETLKVIQHLRDEAHRFGITFHRDKRSKAFISSELGNIDGIGEKTTEKLLKDFKSVKQIKLQKLDALEASIGRAKARVVFDYFQKEKE